CTATGTGTCATCGGTGCTTCATCCCAAAGTATAATACTTGTTTTTGAGAGAAGTTCCGCTGCTTGTGTTCTTTGCTTTATGTCACAGGTAGAGTCATCATTTACATTAATTGGGATATGAAATCTTGAGTGAGCAGTCCTTCCACCAGGAAGCAACAAAGCAGCAATTCCTGAAGACGCAACAACAAGagcaatttttccttttgatcttataccAGACAGGATGGTTCTATAAAGATACGTTTTACCCGTTCCACCATGTCCATAGACAAAAAACATTCCCCCTCTTTCAGTAGCAACAGCTTCCATTATAGAATTGTAGATTATTCTCTGTTCATTGTTTAGGCCAGAAATTAGGATCTCATGTTCTCTTTTCAAACTTGATACATCATACGACATTTCTTCTTGAATAAGTCTATTCCCATTCTGAATAAGATCCATATTTGGCTGGGGCATTTGTGGATAATCTCTAAGTGATCTTCCATATTGTTGGAGGATTTGTTCGATTTCATACAATCCATAATTTCTCAATTGGTCATCTGATAAAATTAGTTCTAGGAATTGGAGGATACACCTTTGCCTATTTAGTATATCTTCTATAATCAGTTTCCAGTTGGATTCCCAAAGACTTAATGGATCAGCTACCTCACAGAACAATACCATTGTAACAAATAGTTGACGCAATTGTTGCCCACTGGCCCAACTCGAAGCTTCAATTAGGGAATCATGTCATTCTTTGTCATCATCAAGAAGTCCAAATGCATAACAGGCTTCCTTATAAGTTGGATAAGTAACATCGTATATAGTATCTTCACGTATAACTGCATCAATTCTATTTTTAACTTCATTATCAGTTTCATAAATATAAAGCTGTGCATACTTAGGTTTTTGGCCATGGACAGGAAGAAGTGATCCAATTCTATGATGAGTTTGACCATTTACACGAAACACATATGGACCAGAACCATTATTCACTGATCTATCAACATTACCCCCCAAAGAAGTGAAAGCAAAGAGAGAGTTGTAGATTCTCATCCCTAGTTGAAAGTTTATTGATCTCTGATCACTATTAATATTGAGTAAGTTTCCAAGAAAGGGTGGAGGTTCTTTCAATAGAGGGAGTTCAACTCTTCCTTCAGAACAGCACAAACTAAACTTCGGTTTTGTAGGCGTTTTTGACTTTACAGTTCTCTCTTCATACCAAAGTTGAGCTCCACAATGTTCACATACTATTGTTGGAGGTCCTAAATCCAATAGTTCCGTAAATTTTCCTATGACAACAAAAACAGAAATTCACTTTTTCTTCCtaattttagaacttttttgggAGAACTAAAAAATGTAACACTTACATTGTTTTCTGCTTTCATCATTAATGCTATATTGTCTACGTCGAATACTCCTTTCAAATGGCTCGTCATCTCTTGTTCTTGTTTGGCCTAGGTTACATCCTAATTATTAGGTTACATACTAATTatgagttttttaaagaaaaatatttttttaatatgtcaATATCGTACCCCTTCTATTTCTCTTTTCAGATAAAATTAATCTTCGTCTCAATCTTGCATAGAAAGCAGAGTCCATGCTTAGGGaataaactaaaagcaaaacattcacaaaattttaattcataaatataactatatagcaaaaacatatattacaaattaacaGTTAGATGTTATAGAAAGgtgaaaaattgaagaaaaatatagcaTTCACATACtaactcaaaattaaaaaaaaaaaaacataaagatatgattatttgataaaattttcaaattctctctacaaacatattaccaataaatatacaataaacagtacagaataaaagaaagacTGGTAAATACCTGACTTTCCTAGTCTTGTAGTTGTATTACCAAATAAGCCGGATTTCAAAATGCTAAATCCCTACCTGCAAAACCAATAGAAGACAATGATAAAAGCAGATTTAAAACAGCAACCATATGAGCACTATTTAGGAATTCTATCAAACTCTTGTGAGAAGCCAATAACAAAAACATATGTACAGCCAACAAACATCATTATTatgtacacatatatacacccaacaaaaaaagaaaaaaaaactcttgacaCACACAATGtactatttgattttttttttaattaaaaaaataaggattggTATTTGGTACtacttgggttttttttttttgggagttgcACAGAAAAAGATCAATTGTTATACCAGTgtatttttatgcataaaaaaataacaaaggaCAAAGTCTAAGAGTTTAACAATAGACAATAAAGAAACTTTGACTTGAGACTATTATAGATtcaaaagtaaaatgaaaatagaatattgtgttaggttctaaagacttaggattttatgtatttagaactctaatttgtattattggcaaaccatgatcaaaacaatgtgtttgttgagtgttttaggaaagacaggtgcattctgatcaagaccttctacctattcttgcaacttctaggttaggagtcttagattgggatttgtgatgtaattgggcattttattgtattggattgttcttgtatttgagcatttcattttgtatgaaagttttgtcacgaattgccaaatagggagtttgttccttcatcttcttcttctgaaccttctgtgagtgagatagtgagtgaaactgtcaaaccacctgtgagtgaggttgtcaaacccatagaagtttcaccatctaggaagattagggttgatctgaaagagtctaagtctaagaagcctatcctatctaaggacaaaacacatgataagcctacatgggtttgtcacttttgtggaaagtctggacacattcgtccatactgttacaagctgcaagctgtaaagagagcaaacaaaccaaaagtacatgtgcctcaagcacaagatcctatggtacttattggtgaattggtaaaggctttaaacctttattccaatcctggagttggtaatcattcccatgtaaataagaactccaatgctcatggtgcatctaaaaggttttggatgcaaaagacttgaactaactgagtctttctgacatagtccttgtgcttcattgctcaaccatttgtgaccattgttctttggttttgtttttgtttttgtttttttttttttttttttttttttttttttttttttttttctaggatttgcattgcataacattcatgcatttcattctaggtgtttttttaataaaaataaaaaataaaaaaataaagggaagaaaaaggaagcaaattttgttttgtactattcttcttggtttttgagaacaaggttggtcaatttattttcacataacatgtcgtttgtaccttgtttagctttgatgggcttacttattgcactttactagttcaagctttttagtgcatgttgtgtgggaaagatgtttatagttttttattactctgtcttaatcttgaagtcacatgtttttgaatgttggacttgaaattttagagaaaggcataaataatcatctcaccactattcactagccaatcatgaacaccttagtgcatatcataagattttgtgctcgagaaagtgtagcacatgcacgaaaagaacataaggtgaagcctcggtttaaattgcttaattcttaaaattaaaattggtgtgtactattaggcttgatgccaaactcacaagacttaaaattggtatgtatattatgaggcataaattcaagaaacttacatgattgcaagcttatgatctaggagatgtgggagttatatgatgtaactctttaggagatagtctcttttaacttctttgtgatgaattttgtagactttgtgatcgattgctattcacatatcacctcacatgtatctcaagctttttctagttgcacacactacacaagttactctttgctaaactttgtacatgttattgtgtgtgtttatggtctgaccaaccaagttttgcaaatactttgaattttgtgcaaaattaatttgttgcttgaaaatttgtggagaatgcaagaaattttgttttttgggaatttgggcttaaaattcttgtttttgaaaatcatatcatcacatactcatgcattttgttcttaaatttcaatgctttgagttgattttaaaagtttttcaaaaaactgtgcttttcctcaaatttagtgAGCCTCTACCCATTTCGATCAATCCATTCTgtttttcaatcaatcgaaattttttaaaaatgttagaaagagcctctgtctgtttcaatcgatcaaactcttttcaaaatgttttgatagagtctctgtctgtttcgatcaatcgaggctgtttttcgatcgatcgaaactcgtgaaacatgtttttttttttaaaagtcagattgtctttttcaaagtcactttttcaaaagtttttcaaactttcctctctctccaaCTTGGCTAAGGCTCCaccaaagattttttttgtcgttttcttccgaaatttttgcaaggtttttgtcttcCAAGGCCGGTAAGTCCTTTTTGCcattccttttgcattttatttcatgatttcatgCATATTCATTGGGTATTTTTGGCACTTTtcatattttggggttttttatgattcaaaccgtattttgtgaaattgatcattgggtttttgttctaggaTGTTATTATCATGATCCTtgtggtttaatttgatcaattttgtggtttttgaaaaattgaaaattctagggtttgaaatTGATCCGAATtagggattttgtcaaattgggttaaattgatgaaattggcttgttaaattgatgtatttggtcattattttttgaactCTATCATGTATACTAATCAATTCGTCACTATCTTccaaattgaacaagtggttttccaaattttggggtttttgtgttaatacctctatgttcaagccaattttgtgaatttgaactttctggacttaattgcactgcattagaacatgcatcataccatttaatttgttcatgcatcatatagatttttattctatattttttttgtgctaacttgcaatctgctcttggttttgtcttttgtgtttttgttcttttgctctgtgttttggtccttatcctagtACCATGCCTtggaaaactagagcccataggaccctttccacttcctctgagtctccctctaggagtgaggtgtttaggaatgataagtgtagagaggCCTTTGATACCTTGAACAGTAAGCGTAAGATATGGGctgagcgagctgttgtgttagatgagattgatccaGCCATTAGGActaattttgagtctagaggttggttgcctctcttagagatagatcatccacccccgaccgccctgattagagagttcttctcgaacctctcttgccacgtctatgattccaacacccttgttaggagttggatacgagatgttgagttcaccattacccctaggGTAGTGGCTAAGGCTCTTGGGGTTCCAGTTGTtcgggagcctgactatccctatgatgagtcaccctcattagatgttgtcatgtcgtacatcactgggtcatctatccagtggggttctgatcctcagatcacgtccgctgagcttatcGAGATTGCCTATTTTTTCTTtcggatagcgtgtcattcgttgtggcctatttttcacttccacaccatccctctagagcgatgtgtgtttttgtatgcatTTTTTTCTGGAGCGTCTATCAATTTTCCACatctgttccttcgttctttgaacgaggttcataggagttttGCCGTACGGCATgcgcttattcatcctattttcattcataggattttgctctttttaggtctagatggttttccgtctggtgagcctgtgtatgttgttgctcccataggtgccacctttcctagacagagggctgctcacttgagagttgctccttcacgtcctagaggtgcgtcatctagtggtgttccccctcctccctcttctatagGTGCTGATGCTGCTGAGATATCAGGTGCTGCTGTTGatactgatgttcctccaccaaCTGCTttggatgattcagacattcgtcgtacgttggatcatgtcttgaccgttcaagCGGCTCATgtacagattttggtggacgtgctcgatgagatccgtgccttgcgtgcggagttggcgcaatttagaccacctcccttttgatgatggattttgtttgccctttggcattccgtcacaaaaagggggagtactttgtagagtttttgctttcagggggagagtttttctttggttggagcttgtggagtttagattgtatctaggtacttcacattgtattttacttttttagctcttaccatgtttttgatggaatattcatgttagggggagtctattttttttgttggtactttatatgtttcttgtttcaaactatttattgatttatatttatgagttattcattgttatatgtctttattgtgtgttgtttgaaatcaagaatttaatttgtttacttgtattgtttccacacatgcggttatgcattttgtttatgttaggttctaaatgtttagaacaattggcaaatcgtgaacacaaacttgtctagatatagatcttagagtctataggttttattagacaatgctcaaggtgattcaagtcaagattcaagaacatacaagctgcagaaagaagatttcataatctgtctaactcgaccgatcgaaagccaggttcgaccgatcgaaagtcgtatctgcaaaattttaattaagcccaaacagcagttcaagcccatttaggattagggtttctaatctacttctcccagtatataaaggaaaccctaagcacgtttttatgtggcttttcagagagaaaagagtgtgcctcttttgtatttagggttttgttcctaaaaatctctcttatgtcttctaccggtgctattccttgaagaatctcaagatccggtattgtagaagttgttgccttctcttgtcatcaaaggtgttgatgatctaaaccttcaagggtggtcttggggTCACAAACAGGagtgtttgtgttgctaaacctttgagtgggatctcaaagtcacaaacaggggtgtttgtgttttgcaaaggccaaagaaagaaggagtccgtggattcggagcttgcatgtggtcgtgtcagtaagttctactggttggtagcattaggaagtcaagcgggggtgcttgtaagtccttttgtatgaacttcgattctttctagtggatttgctttttaccttgaggatagctaggttaaatcctccccaggttttttaccagtttggttttcctgggtgatcatatcgttgtgttatttattttccgctgctatacattgatatgatatatttgtgttaacctagacttgttaattggactaagtaacaactttgctaattaattaggtttaatcaattgttttaaggggtctaaaaactgacagtttagtgtttcaagaaatatacaggttgattcaattgagctgctgtttacacttgcaactgatggatagtagttaggattgaatttgtttgatgagcattatttttgtaaagggctttttattctgtaaactttgagcttctagttgtgttttgtcacggattgccaaagggggaatttgttaggttctaaagacttaggattttatgtgtttagaactctaatttgtattattagcaaaccatgatcaaaacaatgtgtttagaagtgttttagtct
This DNA window, taken from Quercus robur chromosome 2, dhQueRobu3.1, whole genome shotgun sequence, encodes the following:
- the LOC126704453 gene encoding uncharacterized protein LOC126704453; the protein is MVLFCEVADPLSLWESNWKLIIEDILNRQRCILQFLELILSDDQLRNYGLYEIEQILQQYGRSLRDYPQMPQPNMDLIQNGNRLIQEEMSYDVSSLKREHEILISGLNNEQRIIYNSIMEAVATERGGMFFVYGHGGTGKTYLYRTILSGIRSKGKIALVVASSGIAALLLPGGRTAHSRFHIPINVNDDSTCDIKQRTQAAELLSKTSIILWDEAPMTHRNCFEAVDRTLRDILQIEDPQNAEKPFGGKVVVLGGDFRQILPVVRKGRR